Below is a window of Buchnera aphidicola str. Ak (Acyrthosiphon kondoi) DNA.
GATTTAGGATATCCAATAGATTTAATTACTCTATCAGAGTCTTTAGAACAAAAGGGAAAATTAGAAAGCGTAGGTAGATTTTCTTATTTAGCTGAACTATCAAAAAACACTCCTAGCACAGCGAACATTACTGCATATGCTGATATAGTTCGAGAACGTGCTATAGTAAGAGAAATGATATTAGTAGCCAATAAAATAGCTAATGCTGGATATGATACACAAGGTCGAAAAAGCGAAGAACTATTAGATTACGCAGAATCAAGTGTATTTAAAATTGCAGAAAAACGTTTCAAGAAGGACTCAGGACCAAAAAATATCGAACAAATTCTTGATGAAACTGTTGCTAGCATTGAAAAATTATTCTTATCTCCTCATGATGGTGTAACAGGAGTCAATACAGGATATCAAGATTTAAATAAAAAAACATCAGGCTTGCAACGTTCTGAACTCATTATTATTGCAGCAAGACCATCTATGGGAAAAACGACATTTGCTATGAATTTATGCGAAAATGCTGCTATGCTTTATGACAAACCAGTGTTAATATTTAGCCTGGAAATGCCTGGCGAACAAATTATGATGCGTATGTTAGCATCTTTATCTAGAGTTAATCAAGCACGAATTCGAACCGGACAATTAAATGATGAAGATTGGGCACGTATGTCTGGCACTATTAATATTCTTCTCAAAAAAAAGAATATTTATATTGATGATTCTTCAGCATTGACTCCTAGCGAAGTACGTTCAAGAGCACGTCGTATTTATCGTGAAAATAACGGATTAACTTTAATAATGGTAGATTATCTACAACTAATGCGAGTGCCTTCTCTATCTGAAAATCGCACTCTTGAAATTGCAGAAATATCTAGAACATTAAAAGCATTAGCAAAAGAACTACAGGTTCCAGTAATAGCTCTATCACAACTCAATCGATCTTTAGAACAAAGATCAGATAAAAGACCAGTCAATTCAGATTTACGTGAATCAGGATCTTTAGAACAAGATGCGGATTTAATAATGTTTATATACCGTGATGAAATCTATAATGAAAACAGTGATCTTAAAGGAATAGCAGAAATTATAATAGGAAAGCAAAGAAACGGACCAATTGGGACAGTATGTTTAACTTTTAATGGACATTGGTCTAGATTTGATAACTATTCGGGTCATAAATATGATTAAATATTAATGTATTCAAAAATTTTTGAATAATTTGAAAATAAAAATATAAATTATAATTATTAAAAAATATTTTTTTAATTATTTAACAAGAAAAAATTAATTCTTTTTTTAAATAAATTATTTAAAAATTAAAAATCATTAAATTTTATAAAATTATAAATTTTTATGAAAATAAGTTTATCAATATATTTTAAAAAAATAATTAAAATAATATTATTTTAGATTTGAATATATCAATAAATCACTAATTTAATTTCACTAAAAAATATCTACTTAAAAAAATTATTCAATTACTAAGATGAAATATATGTGTAAAAAAACAAATTTAAAAATTGGAATATTAATGGATTCTATTGAATCAATTAATATAAAAAAAGATTCAAGTTTTGCTATTTTATTGGAAGCTCAAAAAAGAAACCATATCATTCATTATATGGAAATGAATGATCTGTATTTAAGAAAAGGACATCCATATGCAAGAACTCGTTTAATAAAACTAAAAAAAAATATAGAAAAATGGCATAGCTTCACTAAAGAACAAAATATTTCTTTAAGCGAATTAGATGCTATTTTCATGCGAAAAGATCCTCCGTTTAACACTGAATTTATTTATTCAACATATATTCTAGAACGTGCAGAAGAAATGGGTGTGTTAATAATTAATAAACCTCAAAGCTTACGTGATTGTAACGAAAAAATGTTTATATCATGGTTTGCTAATCTAACTACCGATACTTTAGTAACAAGAAACTTTATTCAAATACGTCAATTCTGGGAAAAAAATCAAGATATTATAATCAAACCATTAGATGAAATGGGAGGATCTAATATCTTTCGAATCAAAAAAAATGATCCTAATTTTTCAGTTATTATTGAAACAATGACAAATCATGAAAAAAAATACTGTATGGTTCAAAATTATTTGCCAGAAATTAAGCTTGGTGATAAAAGAATTTTAATTGTTAATGGAAAACCAATCCCTTGGTGTGTAGCTAGAATTCCATTAAGTGGAGAAACAAGAGCTAATTTAGCAGTTGGAGGAAAAGGAAAAATACAGTCACTAAGTAAAAGCGACTGGAAAATAGCAAATTATTTATCTCCTATTTTGAAAAAAAAAGGTTTAATTTTTGTTGGATTAGATGTGATTGGTGATAAACTAACAGAAATAAACGTGACAAGTCCAACATGTATTTGTGAAATCGAATCAGAAAAAAATATTTCTATTACTGGAATGTTATTAGATTACATTGAAAAAAAAATCTTATGATAGAGAAAATGAAATGATAGTCATTGCGTTTGATTTTGGTATAAAAAAAATTGGAGTAGCTGTAGGAGAAAACATAACTAAAAAAGGAAGACCTTTAAATGTCTTAAATGCTCATCATGGAAAGCCCAATTGGAACAATATAAAAAATTTAATACAATATTGGCAACCTAAATTTATTATTGTAGGTCTTCCATTAAATATAAATGGTACAAAACAGAACATGACTAATAAATCAGAGAAATTTGCTAATTTATTGAAATGTAAATTTAATACTATTGTAAAAATGCATGATGAACGCTTAACAACTGTAGAAGCTAAATCAATAATTTTCAAAAAAAATGGTTTTAAAGCATTAAAACAAGAAAAAATTCACTCTTGCGCCGCTGTAATTATATTAGAGAGTTGGTTTAATCAATATTTTTAAAGATGCAATTATTGAAAAATCATTTAAAAAAAGAGAATAATATGAACAATATAAAGTTTAATTTAAAATGTATAAAAAAAAAATACAAAATATTATAAAAGACAATAATCTTTCTTTAAAAAAAATAAAAATTATAGCAGTTAGTAAAAAACAAAATGCTAACGTTATTGAACAAGCAATATTATCAGGCATTAATAATTTTGGAGAAAATTATGTACAAGAAAGTATTATTAAAATAAAAAAATTAAAAAAATATCAAGATGTTAAATGGCATTTCATCGGTAAAATACAATCCAATAAAACTAAAAAAATCGCTCATTATTTTTCTTGGTGTCAAACAGTTGACAGAAAAAAAATCGCTATTTTGTTAAATAAATTTAGACCTGTGTATTTACCACCAATAAATGTATTAATACAAGTGGATGGTTTCAAAGAAATTAAAAATAATAAGAATTATATAGAAAAATATCAATCACTAGCAACATCAATTTCTTTAATGCCCAATCTAAATTTAAGAGGAATTATGGCAATGCCTTTAATAAAAAAAAATATTACTGAAAGTAACATTCAATATGAAAACATAAAAAATATATTCTTCCAATTAAAAAAACAACACGCATCAATAGATACTTTATCATTAGGTACAAGTTTTGATATAAAGGAATCATTACTTGCTACAAGTAATATGTTGAGAATTGGACGTGATATTTTTAATAAATAAAAAATTATTTTATAAAAGCCAATCTAAAAAATGAAAATTTTATCATGTTTATATTACCCCCTATTAGTTTATATATTCACATTCCTTGGTGTTTAAAAAAATGTGGATATTGTGATTTTTATTCATATGTTAGTCAAGAAATTATTCCTGAAGAAAAATACATTGAAAATTTATTAAAAGATCTTGAAAAAGATCTATCTCTAATTAACAATAGAAAAATAAATACTATTTTCATTGGTGGTGGTACACCTAGTTTATTAAAAAGCAAATCCATAAAAAAACTACTTCAAGGTGTACAAAAAAGGATTATGATTTCTAAAAATTCAGAAATTACTATAGAAGCTAATCCTAAAACATTAGAATATCAGCGTTTTATTCATTATAAAAAGTCTGGCATTAATCGTTTTTCATTAGGTATACAAACGTTTAATTCAAATTTATTAAAAAAAATAGAACGTACATATAATTCAAAAGAAGCAATAAATGCTATTTTAGAATCAAAAAAAATTAGTGATAATTTAAATTTAGATTTAATGTATGGTTTACCTGGTCAATCAATAGAAGATGCATTATTGGATTTACAGATTGCCATTAAATACAATCCATCTCATATATCATGGTATCAACTCACTATAGAAACTAATACTCTATTTTATGCGAAAAAAATAAAACTACCTAATGAAGATATCGTATTCAATATGTTTATTGAAGGAAATAGATTATTAAAAAAAGCAGGATACAAAAAATATGAAATATCTTCATATTCTAAACTTAATTATCAATGTCAACATAATCTTAATTACTGGAATTTTGGTGATTATATAGGAATAGGTTGTGGTGCTCATGGTAAAATCACTCAAAAAAATGGTAAAATCATCCGAACTATTAAAAATAAAAATATAAATTATTTTTTAAGTGGTAATTATCTCAATTCTATACATACAGTATCTGAAAAAGACAAAATATTTGAATATTTTATGAATGTTTTTAGGTTATATCAACCTATTCTAAAAAAACATTTTCGAGAGAAAACTAATATAAACGAAAGTTTTATAGAAAAAAAAATTCACATAGCGATACAAAAAGGATTTTTAATTAATGAATTAAATTATTGGCGTACAACAGAAAAAGGGAAGAATTTTTTAAATTTACTATTAGAAATTTTTTTAAAATAAAATTAAAGTACTATTTTTTTAACTGAAACATTAAATCAAAAATATTGTTGCCTCGAAGACGCCCTCTCTTTTCAAATTTAGTTATCATACGAGAGGTCGGACGTTTAATAAAATTATTTTTTTTAGACAAATTTTTATAATTTTTAATATCTTGTATTTCATCTAATATATAAAAAGCATATGATTCTGAATCAGTAGCAATATGTAATGTACCATTAATTATTAATTTTTTTGAAATGATTTTTAAAAAATTATTATTTAACAATCTTCTCTTATTATGGCGTTTTTTATCCCAAGGATCTGGAAAAAAAATTTGTATAGTTGACAGAGTATGATCGGAAATCATCTTATGTATAACTTCAATTGCATCATGATAAATCACTTTTAAGTTTTGAACTTTATAAGTATAAGCAGAATATAAACAAGATCCTATGCCTGATTTATATACTTCTATTCCTATAAAATCTTTATCTGGAAAATTAATAGCAGTTTTGACTAAAGATTCTCCTGAACCAAAACCAATTTCTAATATAACTGGAGCAGTACGATTAAATACAGATAATAAATTTAATGGTTTTAATTGAAAATCAATACCAATTAAAGACCAATATTTTTGAATTGCACTTAACTGAGATGCAGTAATACGACCTTTTCTACATACAAAACTACGAATTTGACGCAAAAAAATGCCATTATGGTTATATATTGGAGTTATAATATTATTCTTCATATTTTTACTTAAAATGTTATTTTAAATTAATTAAAATAATTTATTTAAATCATATTTTATCAATTTTTTTAAAAAACATATCTATAATTTTTTATAAAAATGGTTCGTATTATAATGACAAAATATATTTTTTCACAATT
It encodes the following:
- the dnaB gene encoding replicative DNA helicase; amino-acid sequence: MVYAINMAKNKLYLNQINRLKIPPHSLEAEQSVLGGLMLDNEQWDNVSEHVVADDFFSKPHRLIFQEMQKLLDLGYPIDLITLSESLEQKGKLESVGRFSYLAELSKNTPSTANITAYADIVRERAIVREMILVANKIANAGYDTQGRKSEELLDYAESSVFKIAEKRFKKDSGPKNIEQILDETVASIEKLFLSPHDGVTGVNTGYQDLNKKTSGLQRSELIIIAARPSMGKTTFAMNLCENAAMLYDKPVLIFSLEMPGEQIMMRMLASLSRVNQARIRTGQLNDEDWARMSGTINILLKKKNIYIDDSSALTPSEVRSRARRIYRENNGLTLIMVDYLQLMRVPSLSENRTLEIAEISRTLKALAKELQVPVIALSQLNRSLEQRSDKRPVNSDLRESGSLEQDADLIMFIYRDEIYNENSDLKGIAEIIIGKQRNGPIGTVCLTFNGHWSRFDNYSGHKYD
- the gshB gene encoding glutathione synthase is translated as MCKKTNLKIGILMDSIESINIKKDSSFAILLEAQKRNHIIHYMEMNDLYLRKGHPYARTRLIKLKKNIEKWHSFTKEQNISLSELDAIFMRKDPPFNTEFIYSTYILERAEEMGVLIINKPQSLRDCNEKMFISWFANLTTDTLVTRNFIQIRQFWEKNQDIIIKPLDEMGGSNIFRIKKNDPNFSVIIETMTNHEKKYCMVQNYLPEIKLGDKRILIVNGKPIPWCVARIPLSGETRANLAVGGKGKIQSLSKSDWKIANYLSPILKKKGLIFVGLDVIGDKLTEINVTSPTCICEIESEKNISITGMLLDYIEKKIL
- the ruvX gene encoding Holliday junction resolvase RuvX, producing the protein MIVIAFDFGIKKIGVAVGENITKKGRPLNVLNAHHGKPNWNNIKNLIQYWQPKFIIVGLPLNINGTKQNMTNKSEKFANLLKCKFNTIVKMHDERLTTVEAKSIIFKKNGFKALKQEKIHSCAAVIILESWFNQYF
- a CDS encoding YggS family pyridoxal phosphate-dependent enzyme, with product MYKKKIQNIIKDNNLSLKKIKIIAVSKKQNANVIEQAILSGINNFGENYVQESIIKIKKLKKYQDVKWHFIGKIQSNKTKKIAHYFSWCQTVDRKKIAILLNKFRPVYLPPINVLIQVDGFKEIKNNKNYIEKYQSLATSISLMPNLNLRGIMAMPLIKKNITESNIQYENIKNIFFQLKKQHASIDTLSLGTSFDIKESLLATSNMLRIGRDIFNK
- the hemW gene encoding radical SAM family heme chaperone HemW is translated as MFILPPISLYIHIPWCLKKCGYCDFYSYVSQEIIPEEKYIENLLKDLEKDLSLINNRKINTIFIGGGTPSLLKSKSIKKLLQGVQKRIMISKNSEITIEANPKTLEYQRFIHYKKSGINRFSLGIQTFNSNLLKKIERTYNSKEAINAILESKKISDNLNLDLMYGLPGQSIEDALLDLQIAIKYNPSHISWYQLTIETNTLFYAKKIKLPNEDIVFNMFIEGNRLLKKAGYKKYEISSYSKLNYQCQHNLNYWNFGDYIGIGCGAHGKITQKNGKIIRTIKNKNINYFLSGNYLNSIHTVSEKDKIFEYFMNVFRLYQPILKKHFREKTNINESFIEKKIHIAIQKGFLINELNYWRTTEKGKNFLNLLLEIFLK
- the trmB gene encoding tRNA (guanosine(46)-N7)-methyltransferase TrmB; this encodes MKNNIITPIYNHNGIFLRQIRSFVCRKGRITASQLSAIQKYWSLIGIDFQLKPLNLLSVFNRTAPVILEIGFGSGESLVKTAINFPDKDFIGIEVYKSGIGSCLYSAYTYKVQNLKVIYHDAIEVIHKMISDHTLSTIQIFFPDPWDKKRHNKRRLLNNNFLKIISKKLIINGTLHIATDSESYAFYILDEIQDIKNYKNLSKKNNFIKRPTSRMITKFEKRGRLRGNNIFDLMFQLKK